The Methanolacinia petrolearia DSM 11571 genome has a segment encoding these proteins:
- a CDS encoding lamin tail domain-containing protein: protein MANKKGPKKKNKKSKGKIVAGVAVILIVVISGYSYEEGYFPDGFYLGEKDEITVGAFNVQVFGTTKASNDEVMDILSDIICRYDIVAIQEIRDSSGTAILDLMEKVDKKNPSYAYVISERLGRTSSKEQSAYIYNTAKVNLSSTPQTYPEPSGTDPFHREPFIASFSSTEGSFIATFATIHTDPDEAEEEIDALTDVADYCTEILPEDEMVILMGDFNADCSYFDEDDASSPLRSGEYSWLIGNDLDTTTKSTDCTYDRIVVLGDYQKYYTGDAGVIRFDELYDLDQDLTEDVSDHYPVYAKFYTEAKGIEGTIDTIYNTAGNNETCEACSSGSVEITGLNLDDEWVTITNTGESDVDITNWRITNSGSSYSYVFPDAILESGETITLYSKSGSNTENSYYWNSGENIWNNSGDTAGLYDEDGNLIDSYAS from the coding sequence ATGGCAAATAAAAAGGGTCCGAAGAAAAAGAACAAAAAAAGTAAAGGCAAAATTGTAGCAGGAGTCGCTGTCATTCTGATCGTAGTCATATCAGGGTACTCATACGAAGAAGGATACTTTCCTGACGGCTTTTACCTGGGAGAAAAGGACGAGATAACGGTCGGTGCATTCAACGTTCAGGTATTCGGAACGACAAAGGCATCCAACGATGAAGTGATGGATATCCTCTCCGATATTATATGTCGTTACGATATCGTTGCAATCCAGGAGATCAGGGACTCATCAGGAACGGCGATACTGGATCTGATGGAGAAGGTGGACAAGAAAAATCCGTCATACGCGTATGTAATCAGCGAGAGGCTCGGCAGGACTTCTTCAAAGGAGCAGTCTGCATACATCTACAATACGGCCAAAGTGAATCTCTCATCTACCCCGCAGACATATCCCGAGCCTTCAGGAACCGATCCCTTCCACAGGGAGCCTTTCATCGCCTCCTTCAGTTCGACTGAAGGCAGTTTCATTGCGACATTCGCAACCATACACACAGATCCCGACGAGGCGGAGGAGGAGATCGACGCCCTGACCGATGTCGCGGATTACTGCACGGAGATACTTCCCGAAGATGAGATGGTGATCCTGATGGGCGATTTCAACGCCGATTGCTCGTACTTCGATGAAGACGATGCCTCCTCCCCGCTAAGATCGGGAGAATACTCGTGGCTGATAGGAAACGATCTCGATACCACGACCAAATCGACGGACTGCACGTACGACAGGATCGTCGTTCTCGGCGACTACCAAAAATATTACACGGGAGATGCAGGCGTAATCAGGTTCGATGAATTATACGATCTCGACCAGGACCTCACCGAAGATGTTTCGGACCATTATCCAGTTTATGCTAAATTTTATACAGAAGCAAAAGGGATCGAAGGCACGATCGACACCATTTACAACACTGCCGGGAACAATGAAACCTGCGAGGCATGCAGCTCGGGATCAGTAGAGATCACGGGGCTGAATCTCGATGATGAGTGGGTGACGATCACGAACACGGGAGAGAGCGATGTCGATATCACAAACTGGAGGATCACGAACTCAGGATCGAGCTATTCGTATGTATTCCCCGATGCGATCCTGGAATCAGGGGAGACCATAACTCTCTATTCAAAATCAGGAAGCAACACTGAAAACAGTTATTACTGGAACTCGGGAGAAAATATCTGGAACAACTCGGGAGATACTGCCGGGCTGTATGACGAAGACGGAAACCTTATCGACAGTTACGCTTCGTGA
- a CDS encoding AAA family ATPase, producing MILERIEFKNFKRYSDETINFNDGITGIIGNNGSGKSTIVQGILFALYGVRAGIEGDFINSSGSNSKDKCSVSLDFQKDGNNYTITRWYRKTPSTTQHEAQIKINGGLLADGVSQVEAEIERIVGMAASDFKNTIYAGQKDLSSLLDDSPAERQKWFMKMLGIDFLKKEADAKIKTLIDECKTSMAGLGSYLEEKEKENLPGRIDAAAAEMKQAETDLKKTFMEIKDLEGEETELKKTADSLSEKWNKYRELEKDIGLIWEANRQKSDYRSAFGKKLAEYEKMLPVFEKPAASEENYRIVKSEYNEYKEKEKAHSKISSLIETLEYKLNFERSGLDEINRKIKSLSADKKRHDEILPEISRRNELLEEYDRLKKCEEEFRRLEGKRIGVREQLKHYTKQAESLRNEIERAEERLKVIGYSGELDLKIEELEAAEKRLSKESIELTEFVKTLDRERKKLSKELEEITALGEDGECPTCKRRLGDQYMILEESLKTTIELNENECSGLKNKILKIQAEYEKAIHKLDKLKSVKREAIGIISVLEANKKKRQELYLKVEETIGDESRLNEDISKISFSDSAIREMEGSIKSLEGIFYEFRDIEMRLKEEQSLSSCKADTEGRISNISRNIENENKKLSELGFDPEKYKRLETAFEEAEALHQRYLELKPKIDQIPSLKDEIRSLEEEMNLNSKKISTTEATLKSMEISDEMVKSALLNVEDCRKRINGKKIEAGELESSIKYLKKEIERLEKETADIEERKKRYSELQERMVVLEKTRGLMKEYIVYLLNVIRAKIEGEVGQVLSEITGGRYENVLIDENFDILVNDLGENFPARRFSGGEQDDIAIALRIALSRYLADMHHMNGGTFMIFDEIFGSQDEERRNNLISALRTQESHFPQIFLISHIGDIQGEFSTSLLVKIKDDWSSEVIEVSD from the coding sequence TTGATCCTTGAGAGAATAGAGTTTAAAAATTTCAAACGTTACTCCGACGAGACGATAAATTTCAATGACGGGATCACAGGGATCATCGGCAATAACGGCTCGGGTAAGAGTACGATAGTGCAGGGAATCCTCTTCGCACTCTATGGTGTCAGGGCGGGGATCGAAGGGGATTTCATCAACAGTTCCGGTTCGAACAGCAAGGACAAATGCTCTGTATCTCTCGACTTCCAGAAAGACGGGAACAACTACACCATTACCCGCTGGTACAGGAAAACTCCCTCCACGACCCAGCACGAGGCCCAGATTAAGATTAACGGAGGTCTCCTCGCTGACGGGGTCAGCCAGGTCGAAGCGGAGATCGAGAGGATCGTTGGCATGGCGGCCTCGGACTTCAAGAACACAATATATGCCGGCCAGAAGGATCTCAGCTCTCTTCTTGACGATTCTCCCGCGGAAAGGCAGAAATGGTTCATGAAGATGCTCGGCATCGATTTCCTGAAAAAAGAAGCCGACGCGAAGATAAAGACGCTCATCGACGAATGCAAAACGAGCATGGCAGGTCTCGGGAGCTATCTCGAAGAGAAGGAGAAAGAGAATCTCCCGGGGAGGATCGATGCTGCGGCAGCGGAGATGAAGCAAGCCGAAACAGATCTTAAAAAAACGTTCATGGAGATAAAAGATCTCGAAGGAGAAGAGACTGAACTTAAGAAAACCGCTGATTCCCTCTCCGAAAAGTGGAATAAGTACAGGGAGCTCGAAAAGGATATAGGTCTTATCTGGGAAGCGAACAGGCAGAAGTCGGATTATAGATCAGCATTCGGCAAAAAGCTGGCCGAATATGAAAAGATGCTCCCTGTATTCGAGAAACCGGCGGCTTCAGAAGAGAATTATCGCATTGTAAAAAGTGAATACAACGAATACAAGGAAAAGGAAAAGGCTCATTCAAAGATCTCATCACTGATTGAAACTCTCGAATATAAACTGAACTTTGAAAGATCCGGGCTAGACGAGATAAACAGGAAGATCAAATCGTTATCTGCTGATAAAAAGAGACACGACGAGATCCTTCCTGAAATTTCTAGGCGTAATGAGCTCCTTGAAGAATATGATAGGCTGAAAAAATGCGAAGAGGAATTCAGGCGGCTTGAGGGCAAGAGGATCGGAGTCAGGGAGCAGCTGAAGCACTACACAAAACAGGCGGAATCTTTAAGGAATGAGATCGAAAGGGCTGAAGAAAGGCTGAAAGTGATAGGCTATTCCGGAGAACTCGATTTAAAGATCGAAGAACTCGAAGCTGCGGAAAAAAGGCTCTCCAAAGAATCAATAGAACTCACAGAATTTGTCAAAACACTTGACCGCGAGAGGAAAAAACTCTCGAAGGAGCTTGAGGAGATCACCGCACTCGGGGAGGATGGAGAATGCCCCACGTGCAAGAGAAGGCTCGGAGATCAATACATGATTCTCGAAGAGTCACTGAAAACAACAATCGAATTGAATGAAAACGAATGCAGCGGACTGAAAAATAAAATCCTAAAGATACAAGCTGAGTATGAGAAGGCAATTCATAAGCTGGACAAACTGAAATCGGTCAAGAGAGAAGCCATCGGGATCATATCTGTGCTTGAGGCAAATAAGAAAAAGAGACAGGAACTCTACCTGAAGGTCGAAGAGACAATCGGAGACGAAAGCAGGTTAAACGAAGATATCTCTAAGATCTCTTTTTCAGATTCGGCAATCAGGGAAATGGAGGGATCGATAAAATCGCTGGAGGGGATCTTTTATGAATTCCGGGATATAGAGATGAGATTAAAAGAAGAACAGTCGCTCTCTTCCTGCAAGGCAGATACTGAAGGCAGGATCTCGAATATCTCCCGGAATATCGAAAACGAAAATAAAAAACTCTCGGAACTCGGGTTTGACCCTGAGAAATACAAGAGACTTGAAACGGCTTTCGAAGAAGCCGAAGCTCTCCACCAGAGATACCTCGAACTTAAACCGAAGATCGACCAGATCCCTTCGCTGAAAGATGAGATCAGGAGTCTTGAAGAAGAAATGAATCTCAACTCCAAAAAGATCTCTACGACTGAAGCAACGCTGAAATCCATGGAGATCTCTGATGAGATGGTTAAATCCGCACTCTTGAATGTCGAGGACTGCAGGAAAAGGATCAATGGAAAGAAGATCGAAGCAGGAGAACTTGAAAGCAGTATAAAGTATCTTAAAAAAGAGATCGAAAGACTGGAGAAAGAAACTGCCGATATCGAAGAGAGAAAGAAAAGATATTCGGAACTCCAGGAGAGAATGGTCGTTCTCGAAAAGACACGCGGGTTGATGAAGGAGTATATAGTATACCTCCTGAATGTTATCAGGGCAAAGATCGAGGGCGAAGTCGGACAGGTTCTTTCGGAGATCACCGGCGGCAGGTACGAAAACGTCCTCATCGATGAAAATTTCGATATCCTTGTAAATGACCTCGGCGAGAACTTCCCCGCAAGAAGATTCTCCGGGGGAGAACAGGACGATATCGCAATAGCGTTGAGGATTGCACTGAGCAGGTATCTTGCCGATATGCACCACATGAACGGCGGGACGTTTATGATCTTCGACGAGATCTTCGGCAGCCAGGACGAAGAGCGGCGGAACAACCTGATATCTGCTCTAAGGACGCAGGAGTCGCACTTCCCGCAGATCTTCCTGATATCCCATATCGGCGATATCCAGGGGGAGTTCTCGACGTCCCTCCTTGTAAAGATAAAAGATGACTGGAGCAGCGAGGTAATCGAGGTGTCGGATTGA
- a CDS encoding metallophosphoesterase family protein — protein sequence MKIVHIADTHLGLAGFNRIDPDSGMNLRERLVYDNFLESMKIVVRQKPDAVVHAGDLFDRVKPRTHAYIAVMSALNMLEEAEIPLILISGNHSMPKTRYTPSPFEVLKYHRAEVHCAYKYSYEKSEVGDTTFHLIPNMLNASQYRDAFNEIEISPDTCNVMVTHGLATTLRDYRLRTVAEHEIDSTMLSEDFNYIALGHFHGQKQVSENAWYSGSIEYCSYNEINDTKGGLVVDTESGEVVPLKLPNTPMANLGKIDCGTITPSEITEKIASIIDRMEDPAGTICQVRLENILREKMRNINREEMTAIKDLVLNLRITTDTIDPVNRGFEAEDPSSVDYVDEFRKFVRIQGLEGGLEEKVIKTGTGIFKTVLEKHREAE from the coding sequence ATGAAGATCGTCCACATCGCCGACACACACCTGGGACTTGCGGGATTCAACAGGATCGACCCCGATAGCGGGATGAATCTTCGCGAGAGATTAGTCTACGACAACTTCCTCGAATCGATGAAGATTGTTGTCAGGCAGAAGCCGGATGCCGTCGTTCATGCAGGCGATCTCTTCGACAGGGTCAAACCGCGAACGCATGCATACATCGCGGTGATGTCCGCACTCAACATGCTTGAAGAGGCCGAAATCCCCCTAATTCTTATCTCCGGCAACCACAGCATGCCAAAGACCCGCTACACTCCTTCTCCTTTCGAAGTGCTCAAATATCATAGGGCGGAGGTTCATTGTGCATACAAATACAGTTATGAAAAATCAGAGGTCGGCGACACCACTTTTCACTTAATCCCGAATATGCTGAATGCGTCGCAATACCGGGACGCATTCAACGAGATCGAGATCAGCCCGGATACATGTAATGTCATGGTGACTCATGGCCTCGCTACCACCCTCAGGGACTACCGCCTCAGGACGGTTGCTGAACACGAGATCGATTCGACGATGCTCTCGGAGGATTTCAATTATATCGCCCTCGGCCATTTCCACGGGCAGAAGCAGGTTTCCGAAAACGCATGGTACTCCGGCTCGATCGAATACTGTTCATACAACGAGATCAACGATACGAAGGGCGGCCTTGTTGTCGACACGGAATCGGGTGAAGTTGTCCCGCTTAAACTCCCCAACACTCCTATGGCGAACCTCGGGAAGATCGACTGCGGCACCATTACCCCCTCTGAGATCACTGAAAAGATCGCATCGATAATCGACAGGATGGAAGATCCCGCAGGAACAATCTGCCAGGTCAGGCTTGAAAACATCCTCAGGGAGAAGATGAGAAATATCAACAGGGAAGAGATGACCGCTATCAAAGACCTGGTTCTCAATCTCAGGATCACGACCGACACGATAGATCCTGTAAATCGGGGTTTTGAGGCCGAAGATCCTTCATCCGTCGATTATGTAGATGAGTTCAGGAAGTTCGTAAGGATACAGGGGCTCGAAGGTGGTCTTGAAGAAAAGGTCATAAAGACAGGCACGGGGATATTCAAAACGGTGCTTGAGAAACACAGGGAGGCGGAATAG
- a CDS encoding DNA double-strand break repair nuclease NurA encodes MRNNRLYRDDLDSVAGYINGICSGEPLKRIIEDAPINPEDFRSPANGFDSTVAAVDGSNAMILESGSFSVVALRAVSVAFRGGERLFTKTTPLRLPRISKLHTHEEYLNLYKECFKKEPKNLIYDEPSRAASVFRDTLEYWTAKETVKELRRGDCLMLDGSLKTSHATHHPVISDIVEDCKETGIYLVSVSKRTSLTWNGFPLDITLNAVASEFRIKAPWYIEVPEEIIDQKQKDEWQNGRSYIIKLHPASEIVLRAEIPKNLTDEYTDKALSACAEYSGDGRIPGYPYPLMEAHRECCITQEITDIIRQDVIGRIDENGIDRTRYNQLFGDLHDEFARY; translated from the coding sequence TTGAGAAACAACAGATTATATCGGGACGATCTCGACTCAGTCGCCGGGTACATCAACGGGATCTGCTCTGGCGAACCACTGAAGAGGATTATCGAAGACGCCCCGATAAATCCCGAAGACTTCAGAAGCCCGGCAAATGGATTTGACTCCACCGTTGCGGCAGTCGACGGGAGCAACGCCATGATCCTCGAATCCGGTTCCTTTTCAGTCGTTGCACTACGGGCGGTCTCGGTCGCATTCAGGGGAGGAGAACGGCTCTTCACAAAGACAACCCCCCTGAGACTTCCACGTATTTCTAAATTACATACCCATGAGGAATATCTTAACCTCTATAAGGAATGCTTTAAGAAAGAACCTAAAAATCTCATCTATGATGAACCCTCAAGAGCTGCATCGGTCTTCAGGGATACACTGGAGTATTGGACAGCAAAGGAGACAGTTAAAGAATTAAGAAGAGGTGACTGTCTTATGTTAGACGGCAGCCTTAAAACAAGTCATGCTACTCATCATCCTGTTATCTCAGATATAGTCGAAGATTGTAAAGAAACGGGGATCTATCTCGTCTCAGTTTCGAAAAGGACTTCGTTGACATGGAATGGATTTCCCCTCGACATCACACTCAACGCCGTTGCATCCGAATTCAGGATTAAAGCTCCTTGGTATATCGAGGTACCCGAAGAAATCATAGACCAAAAACAAAAAGATGAATGGCAAAATGGAAGAAGCTACATTATAAAACTTCACCCTGCATCGGAAATCGTTTTAAGGGCCGAAATTCCTAAAAATCTAACTGATGAATATACAGACAAAGCTCTTTCCGCCTGTGCTGAGTATTCAGGCGACGGGAGAATCCCGGGTTACCCGTATCCCCTGATGGAGGCGCACAGGGAATGCTGCATCACGCAGGAGATAACCGATATCATCAGGCAGGATGTTATCGGCAGGATTGATGAAAACGGCATCGACCGGACAAGATACAACCAGCTCTTCGGAGACCTTCACGATGAATTTGCAAGATATTGA
- the pscS gene encoding O-phospho-L-seryl-tRNA:Cys-tRNA synthase, giving the protein MKCTGSIEARDVEEMYINIDPIQAGGRLTPEAHKAVIAYADGYSVCDNCLKPFRLDYIKKPPLAEFHEDCAKWLNMDQLRVVPGARRGFQAVASSMVSKGDPVVLTSLSHYTEFVSVEQSGGIPVEIPLSDDKHITADAAAQKIEEVISKFGRPPALMFVEHVDYQYGHIHDIKGITKAAHQYDVPVLVNGAYTVGIMPVDGKDLGADFLVGSGHKSMAAPAPSGVLAANEEYAEKIFRTTQAKGDVTGRTFGIKEVELMGCTLMGVTVMGLIASFPAVQKRVENWNEEVKHSRIVTDALLSIEGTVCLSKCPREHTLTRINTIDSFDKVAQTHKKRGFFLSGDLKKKGITGMIAGSTRVWKYNTFGLTDNQIEYLAKAFQDVAEENGLVVNRE; this is encoded by the coding sequence ATGAAGTGCACGGGCTCGATAGAGGCAAGGGACGTCGAGGAGATGTATATCAACATCGACCCGATCCAGGCCGGCGGAAGGCTCACTCCCGAGGCTCATAAGGCGGTTATCGCTTATGCGGACGGCTATTCGGTCTGCGACAACTGCCTAAAGCCCTTCAGGCTGGATTATATCAAGAAGCCGCCGCTTGCAGAGTTCCATGAGGACTGTGCAAAGTGGCTGAATATGGATCAGCTCAGGGTCGTTCCGGGTGCAAGAAGAGGTTTTCAGGCGGTCGCATCGAGCATGGTTTCAAAGGGCGATCCGGTCGTCCTCACATCTCTTTCCCATTACACAGAGTTCGTATCTGTCGAGCAGTCCGGCGGAATCCCGGTCGAGATCCCGCTCAGCGATGATAAGCATATCACGGCGGACGCGGCGGCTCAGAAGATAGAAGAAGTCATCAGCAAATTCGGAAGGCCCCCTGCACTGATGTTCGTCGAGCACGTCGACTACCAGTACGGGCATATACACGATATCAAAGGAATAACGAAGGCTGCCCATCAGTATGACGTTCCGGTGCTCGTAAACGGAGCGTATACTGTAGGTATCATGCCGGTCGACGGAAAGGATCTCGGCGCCGACTTCCTCGTCGGGTCCGGCCACAAGAGTATGGCTGCTCCTGCTCCCTCCGGTGTTCTTGCCGCAAATGAGGAGTACGCGGAAAAAATATTCCGAACAACGCAGGCGAAAGGCGATGTGACCGGCAGAACATTCGGCATAAAGGAGGTCGAACTGATGGGCTGCACCCTGATGGGAGTTACTGTCATGGGGCTCATCGCATCGTTCCCGGCAGTACAGAAGCGTGTAGAAAACTGGAATGAGGAGGTAAAACACAGCAGGATCGTTACCGACGCCCTGCTCTCGATCGAAGGAACGGTCTGCCTGAGTAAGTGCCCGAGAGAGCACACGCTGACCAGGATCAATACCATCGATTCGTTCGACAAGGTTGCGCAGACCCATAAAAAACGCGGATTCTTCCTCTCAGGCGACCTGAAGAAGAAAGGCATAACCGGGATGATCGCCGGATCGACAAGGGTCTGGAAGTACAACACGTTCGGGCTTACCGATAATCAGATCGAGTATCTTGCAAAGGCCTTCCAGGATGTTGCGGAAGAGAACGGCCTTGTCGTGAACCGGGAATAA
- a CDS encoding DUF2150 family protein, whose product MAKKKKDDKPEPQSVLYYFYTQERLDNWMKTLMELDFEGDPESDEMPEGLASLDNFTKDLNVSVLKIVKIFQNNGFDSKTALDKMNEVEEIIMGEVPENELTDILQGVQMRFLVLFLSCRKYINGEIPSAEIKDLVKSGRDVGDEDPEKALEIAADIGALVLDGGSCCGKYLRGDVDEPIMFDDWLIEVDDMGEAMKTLSKFDEEFGVGI is encoded by the coding sequence ATGGCAAAGAAAAAGAAGGACGATAAACCAGAGCCACAGTCGGTTCTGTATTATTTCTATACGCAGGAAAGATTGGACAACTGGATGAAAACTCTCATGGAGCTGGATTTCGAAGGTGACCCCGAATCCGATGAGATGCCCGAGGGGCTTGCGTCTCTTGACAACTTTACCAAGGACCTCAATGTCTCGGTCTTAAAGATTGTAAAAATCTTCCAAAACAACGGTTTCGATTCAAAGACAGCTCTTGACAAGATGAACGAGGTCGAGGAGATCATCATGGGCGAAGTCCCCGAGAACGAGCTTACCGACATTCTCCAGGGCGTTCAGATGAGATTCCTTGTCCTGTTCCTCTCGTGCAGGAAATACATCAACGGAGAAATCCCATCTGCAGAGATCAAAGACCTCGTGAAATCCGGCCGTGATGTGGGAGACGAAGATCCCGAGAAAGCTCTTGAGATTGCAGCCGATATAGGTGCCTTGGTGCTTGATGGCGGTTCTTGCTGCGGCAAATACCTGCGCGGCGATGTGGATGAGCCGATCATGTTCGACGACTGGCTCATCGAGGTCGACGATATGGGCGAGGCGATGAAGACGCTCAGCAAGTTCGACGAGGAGTTCGGAGTCGGCATTTGA
- the thiI gene encoding tRNA uracil 4-sulfurtransferase ThiI: MKRAVMIRYGELFLKSEPVMRHYVGVLTANIKRALDAEEICHEITITRGRIFVYGEDVDAINSVLLRIFGIVGTSIVICTPPDRETIEKTAAIVASRTLKPGMSFAVRARRSNIKGFTSQELAASTGSCIYEAVGDLKVDLDNPEYEIFIEARSNGGFIYETRTPGPGGLPVGTQGKVLCLLSAGIDSPVAAWLAMSRGCIPGFIYFDGGDYFGKDTNRAVLENLQNLSRWYPGSTVEAAFIDITPFFDKLTDKSAKEALKNRCIICKRFMLRLAGKCALDWKYLGLVTGNSIGQVASQTLANIGILGSAVPEGIALIEPLITYDKEDTVKIARNIGTFRENAGDLSCGVVPSHPSIAATLAKVIEDEGMLGIPELIEECIPRKTIYKAKDGKLLD; encoded by the coding sequence ATGAAAAGGGCCGTAATGATAAGATACGGGGAGTTATTTCTCAAAAGCGAACCCGTCATGAGGCATTATGTGGGCGTCCTCACGGCAAATATAAAAAGAGCCCTTGACGCGGAAGAGATCTGCCACGAGATAACGATAACAAGAGGACGGATCTTCGTCTATGGCGAAGATGTGGATGCGATAAATTCCGTCTTATTAAGAATATTCGGGATAGTGGGTACGAGTATTGTTATATGTACGCCGCCGGACAGGGAAACAATAGAGAAGACTGCGGCAATAGTGGCATCGCGAACCCTGAAGCCGGGCATGTCGTTTGCTGTCAGGGCGAGGCGATCGAATATCAAGGGATTCACCAGCCAGGAGCTCGCCGCATCGACGGGATCATGCATATACGAGGCGGTCGGTGACCTCAAAGTCGATCTTGACAATCCCGAATACGAGATCTTTATCGAGGCAAGATCGAACGGGGGTTTCATCTATGAAACAAGAACCCCGGGACCGGGCGGCCTTCCTGTTGGGACGCAGGGGAAGGTTCTGTGTCTTCTTTCGGCAGGAATTGATTCACCTGTGGCCGCATGGCTGGCGATGAGCCGCGGATGCATACCGGGATTTATCTACTTCGACGGCGGGGATTATTTCGGAAAGGACACGAACAGAGCGGTTCTCGAAAACTTGCAGAATCTCTCACGGTGGTACCCGGGCAGTACGGTCGAAGCGGCTTTCATCGACATCACGCCTTTCTTTGACAAACTTACAGACAAGTCGGCAAAGGAAGCCCTGAAGAACCGCTGCATCATATGCAAGAGGTTCATGCTCAGGCTTGCGGGGAAGTGTGCACTTGACTGGAAGTACCTTGGCCTTGTAACAGGCAACAGCATCGGCCAGGTCGCCTCCCAGACACTAGCAAATATTGGGATTCTCGGGAGTGCTGTTCCGGAAGGTATTGCATTGATCGAACCGCTGATAACGTACGACAAGGAAGATACGGTAAAAATCGCACGAAATATCGGAACATTCAGGGAGAATGCGGGAGACCTCTCTTGCGGGGTTGTTCCCTCACACCCGTCGATTGCTGCGACCCTCGCGAAGGTAATCGAGGATGAAGGGATGCTCGGAATTCCTGAACTTATCGAAGAATGCATCCCGCGTAAAACAATTTACAAAGCAAAAGACGGAAAATTGTTGGATTGA
- a CDS encoding DUF5814 domain-containing protein: MIASKAKFRGAKKLQNIVGFRVPELVFKGPFLEAVSACMNYQKLDKRTREQLIHFFKDFLDCKCRQNPLCGCPERKFVKMIVELRISGLDHRQISEVMVDEYGIDIAPADILSFLESSVHILESIKDISKIEGKEDLSAETARLIASVSR; encoded by the coding sequence TTGATCGCGTCGAAGGCAAAATTCAGGGGAGCAAAGAAGCTCCAGAATATTGTCGGGTTCCGTGTTCCCGAGCTGGTATTCAAAGGGCCGTTTCTTGAGGCAGTAAGCGCCTGCATGAATTACCAGAAACTCGACAAGAGGACAAGGGAACAGCTTATACATTTTTTTAAGGATTTTCTTGACTGCAAGTGCAGGCAGAACCCGCTGTGCGGGTGTCCGGAAAGAAAATTTGTGAAAATGATCGTCGAACTGCGGATCTCGGGCCTCGATCACCGTCAGATAAGTGAGGTAATGGTCGACGAATACGGGATCGATATCGCGCCTGCAGATATACTAAGTTTTCTAGAAAGTTCTGTTCATATCCTCGAATCGATAAAAGATATATCGAAGATTGAGGGAAAAGAGGATCTTTCGGCGGAGACCGCACGGCTTATTGCGTCCGTCTCGCGTTGA